From Lycium ferocissimum isolate CSIRO_LF1 chromosome 12, AGI_CSIRO_Lferr_CH_V1, whole genome shotgun sequence, one genomic window encodes:
- the LOC132040496 gene encoding probable receptor-like serine/threonine-protein kinase At5g57670 isoform X2: MATDKSKRFGDHQRKEESKKWQSIPKNQTQIRQAKAFVISMMGEFTETCQSKQVGLEARLGFSSNAGRGLIKEAKSIPADYLLIGGKKNKTCRYPFTIAKYCCERVPDNCSLVVVARKTGQPPRNIQSNSIRIKENNKPSSRWPKESNSPPPEEKQIITRHSPRTVLNGCEEENSSSFGENSITKSSISSSMISQFKEQQDQLKKPMSPLRRISSFLRSPFDSSSRKKSSRFQHEEKLQQPPLKCFSYEEIASSTNYFHPENLVGQGGYSDVYRGDLVDGRTIAVKRLTKDSNDMNKEKEFLLELGVISHVNHPNTASLFGYCLENGFYLIFKFYPNGTLSSALHGKSNKSLEWPMRYKIALGIARGLHYLHKCCKHRIIHRDIKASNVLLGPDYEPQISDFGLAKWLPNKWTHHAVIPIEGTFGYLAPEYFMHGTVDEKTDIYAFGVLLLEIITGRRPVDSSRQNLLLWATPLMEAGKLIDLADPKLEGEFDMDELHKMVLTASYCVRQSSVWRPSTTEVLELLRYGDDSEAARSWRIPKFTSDEIDDYSMVFGYDLPSDLILEDLF; the protein is encoded by the exons A TGGCAACAGATAAAAGCAAGAGATTTGGTGATCatcaaaggaaagaagaaagcaagaaaTGGCAGTCTATACCAAAAAACCAAACTCAAATTCGACAGGCAAAAGCATTTGTTATTTCTATGATGGGAGAGTTTACAGAAACATGTCAATCTAAACAG GTAGGTTTGGAGGCAAGACTTGGTTTTAGTTCTAATGCAGGGAGAGGTCTAATTAAAGAAGCTAAAAGTATTCCAGCTGATTATCTTCTCATTGGTGGCAAAAAGAATAAAACTTGCAG ATATCCATTCACAATTGCAAAGTATTGTTGTGAAAGAGTTCCAGATAATTGTTCACTAGTTGTGGTAGCTAGAAAAACAGGGCAACCACCACGTAACattcaatccaattcaattcgcatCAAAG AAAATAATAAGCCTAGTTCAAGATGGCCTAAAGAAAGTAATTCTCCTCCTCCAGAAGAGAAGCAAATTATTACAAGGCATTCACCAAGAACTGTACTAAATGGCTGTGAAGAAGAAAATAGTTCAAGTTTTGGAGAAAATTCCATTACTAaatcatcaatatcatcatcaatgatTAGCCAATTTAAAGAGCAACAAGATCAATTGAAGAAGCCAATGTCTCCGTTGAGGCGAATTTCGTCTTTTTTACGTTCACCATTCGATTCGAGCTCGAGGAAGAAGAGTTCAAGATTTCAACATGAGGAAAAATTACAACAGCCTCCATTGAAGTGTTTTAGCTATGAGGAGATTGCAAGTTCTACTAACTATTTCCATCCAG AGAATTTAGTAGGGCAAGGAGGGTATTCAGATGTGTATAGAGGAGATCTTGTAGATGGAAGAACAATAGCAGTAAAGAGATTAACAAAGGACAGCAATGATatgaacaaagaaaaagaattccTACTGGAATTAGGTGTAATTAGCCATGTTAATCATCCAAATACAGCAAGTTTATTTGGCTATTGCCTTGAAAATGGATTCTATCTCATCTTCAAGTTCTATCCCAATGGCACTCTCTCTTCTGCATTACATG gaaaatcaaataaatcactTGAATGGCCAATGAGATATAAAATTGCCCTTGGAATTGCAAGAGGTTTACATTATCTTCACAAATGTTGTAAACATCGTATAATACATCGAGATATCAAAGCATCAAATGTACTACTAGGACCAGACTACGAGCCTCAG atatcAGATTTTGGGCTAGCAAAATGGCTACCAAATAAATGGACACACCATGCTGTAATTCCAATTGAGGGCACATTTGGGTACTTAGCACCAGAGTATTTCATGCATGGAACTGTGGATGAGAAAACAGATATTTATGCATTTGGAgttcttcttcttgaaattaTCACTGGTAGAAGGCCTGTGGACTCATCAAGACAAAATCTACTTTTATGG gCAACACCTTTGATGGAAGCTGGAAAATTAATCGATTTAGCAGATCCAAAGTTAGAGGGTGAATTTGATATGGACGAATTGCATAAAATGGTTCTCACAGCTTCTTATTGTGTAAGACAATCCTCAGTATGGCGTCCGTCAACGACCGAG GTGTTAGAGTTGTTGAGATATGGAGATGATTCTGAGGCAGCAAGGAGTTGGAGAATACCAAAATTTACAagtgatgaaattgatgattaCTCAATGGTTTTTGGATATGATCTTCCTTCTGATTTAATTTTGGAAGACCTTTTCTAA
- the LOC132040496 gene encoding probable receptor-like serine/threonine-protein kinase At5g57670 isoform X1 has translation MVSVSSIKPSKILVGISLDVEESKELLSWAIRVLANPNDTIIALHIVVATDKSKRFGDHQRKEESKKWQSIPKNQTQIRQAKAFVISMMGEFTETCQSKQVGLEARLGFSSNAGRGLIKEAKSIPADYLLIGGKKNKTCRYPFTIAKYCCERVPDNCSLVVVARKTGQPPRNIQSNSIRIKENNKPSSRWPKESNSPPPEEKQIITRHSPRTVLNGCEEENSSSFGENSITKSSISSSMISQFKEQQDQLKKPMSPLRRISSFLRSPFDSSSRKKSSRFQHEEKLQQPPLKCFSYEEIASSTNYFHPENLVGQGGYSDVYRGDLVDGRTIAVKRLTKDSNDMNKEKEFLLELGVISHVNHPNTASLFGYCLENGFYLIFKFYPNGTLSSALHGKSNKSLEWPMRYKIALGIARGLHYLHKCCKHRIIHRDIKASNVLLGPDYEPQISDFGLAKWLPNKWTHHAVIPIEGTFGYLAPEYFMHGTVDEKTDIYAFGVLLLEIITGRRPVDSSRQNLLLWATPLMEAGKLIDLADPKLEGEFDMDELHKMVLTASYCVRQSSVWRPSTTEVLELLRYGDDSEAARSWRIPKFTSDEIDDYSMVFGYDLPSDLILEDLF, from the exons TGGCAACAGATAAAAGCAAGAGATTTGGTGATCatcaaaggaaagaagaaagcaagaaaTGGCAGTCTATACCAAAAAACCAAACTCAAATTCGACAGGCAAAAGCATTTGTTATTTCTATGATGGGAGAGTTTACAGAAACATGTCAATCTAAACAG GTAGGTTTGGAGGCAAGACTTGGTTTTAGTTCTAATGCAGGGAGAGGTCTAATTAAAGAAGCTAAAAGTATTCCAGCTGATTATCTTCTCATTGGTGGCAAAAAGAATAAAACTTGCAG ATATCCATTCACAATTGCAAAGTATTGTTGTGAAAGAGTTCCAGATAATTGTTCACTAGTTGTGGTAGCTAGAAAAACAGGGCAACCACCACGTAACattcaatccaattcaattcgcatCAAAG AAAATAATAAGCCTAGTTCAAGATGGCCTAAAGAAAGTAATTCTCCTCCTCCAGAAGAGAAGCAAATTATTACAAGGCATTCACCAAGAACTGTACTAAATGGCTGTGAAGAAGAAAATAGTTCAAGTTTTGGAGAAAATTCCATTACTAaatcatcaatatcatcatcaatgatTAGCCAATTTAAAGAGCAACAAGATCAATTGAAGAAGCCAATGTCTCCGTTGAGGCGAATTTCGTCTTTTTTACGTTCACCATTCGATTCGAGCTCGAGGAAGAAGAGTTCAAGATTTCAACATGAGGAAAAATTACAACAGCCTCCATTGAAGTGTTTTAGCTATGAGGAGATTGCAAGTTCTACTAACTATTTCCATCCAG AGAATTTAGTAGGGCAAGGAGGGTATTCAGATGTGTATAGAGGAGATCTTGTAGATGGAAGAACAATAGCAGTAAAGAGATTAACAAAGGACAGCAATGATatgaacaaagaaaaagaattccTACTGGAATTAGGTGTAATTAGCCATGTTAATCATCCAAATACAGCAAGTTTATTTGGCTATTGCCTTGAAAATGGATTCTATCTCATCTTCAAGTTCTATCCCAATGGCACTCTCTCTTCTGCATTACATG gaaaatcaaataaatcactTGAATGGCCAATGAGATATAAAATTGCCCTTGGAATTGCAAGAGGTTTACATTATCTTCACAAATGTTGTAAACATCGTATAATACATCGAGATATCAAAGCATCAAATGTACTACTAGGACCAGACTACGAGCCTCAG atatcAGATTTTGGGCTAGCAAAATGGCTACCAAATAAATGGACACACCATGCTGTAATTCCAATTGAGGGCACATTTGGGTACTTAGCACCAGAGTATTTCATGCATGGAACTGTGGATGAGAAAACAGATATTTATGCATTTGGAgttcttcttcttgaaattaTCACTGGTAGAAGGCCTGTGGACTCATCAAGACAAAATCTACTTTTATGG gCAACACCTTTGATGGAAGCTGGAAAATTAATCGATTTAGCAGATCCAAAGTTAGAGGGTGAATTTGATATGGACGAATTGCATAAAATGGTTCTCACAGCTTCTTATTGTGTAAGACAATCCTCAGTATGGCGTCCGTCAACGACCGAG GTGTTAGAGTTGTTGAGATATGGAGATGATTCTGAGGCAGCAAGGAGTTGGAGAATACCAAAATTTACAagtgatgaaattgatgattaCTCAATGGTTTTTGGATATGATCTTCCTTCTGATTTAATTTTGGAAGACCTTTTCTAA
- the LOC132040291 gene encoding zinc finger protein CONSTANS-LIKE 5: protein METGAAAGMTKSCENCHLAAALVFCRKDNIFVCLSCDTCLHASHERVWMCEVCEQAAASVTCKADAAALCVTCDRDIHSANPLAERHERVPVVPFYDPVESVVKSTATTLLFSINGSNDINTSTTTTTTATTGIMAPTCIGHHEKDYNTDPWIPPNTITSKLPLNTEIKSMDFLFPESESFLDFDYSASIDTQSQLQYNSANDSVVPVQTTIKPIPFHHQEKHFEIDFTQSHIKSYNTPSLSQSVIKSYNTPSLSQSVSSSSLDVGIVPDGSSISEISYPFIKNVNNNLDLANSANQGEKLIGLDREARVLRYREKKKNRKFEKTIRYASRKAYAEKRPRIKGRFAKRMVSTGGVDSDIDKIFSGNDFNVVPDSLYGVVPLF from the exons ATGGAGACCGGCGCGGCGGCCGGGATGACAAAATCGTGCGAGAATTGCCATCTGGCCGCCGCGCTGGTGTTTTGCAGGAAAGACAACATATTCGTTTGCCTGTCCTGCGACACGTGCCTGCACGCCAGCCACGAGCGTGTGTGGATGTGCGAGGTCTGCGAGCAGGCGGCAGCCAGCGTCACGTGCAAGGCTGACGCGGCCGCCCTCTGCGTCACGTGCGACCGCGACATCCACTCCGCCAACCCCTTGGCAGAGCGCCACGAGCGCGTCCCGGTTGTCCCATTCTACGACCCCGTTGAGTCCGTCGTAAAGTCAACCGCCACCACTCTCCTCTTCTCAATCAACGGTTCGAACGATATCAACACGTCCACGACCACGACCACGACCGCAACCACGGGCATAATGGCCCCTACTTGTATTGGACATCATGAGAAAGATTACAACACTGATCCATGGATTCCACCAAACACAATAACTTCTAAACTTCCATTGAATACAGAAATCAAATCAATGGATTTCTTATTTCCAGAATCAgaaagttttcttgattttgattatTCTGCTTCTATAGACacacaatcacaacttcaatacAATTCAGCAAATGACAGTGTTGTACCAGTACAAACTACAATAAAACCAATACCATTTCACCATCAAGAAAAGCATTTTGAGATTGATTTCACTCAATCTCACATCAAATCTTACAACACCCCATCACTCAGTCAAAGTGTCATCAAATCTTACAACACCCCATCACTCAGTCAAAGT gTGTCATCATCATCTTTAGATGTTGGAATTGTACCAGATGGAAGTTCAATTTCAGAAATATCATATCCATTTATCAAAAATGTTAACAACAATCTTGATTTAGCAAATTCTGCTAATCAAGGTGAAAAATTAATTGGTTTAGATAGAGAAGCAAGAGTATTAAGGtacagagaaaagaaaaaaaatcgaaaatttgagaaaacaaTTCGATATGCTTCAAGAAAAGCTTATGCAGAAAAAAGGCCAAGAATTAAAGGTCGTTTTGCTAAGAGAATGGTTAGCACTGGTGGTGTTGACTCTGATATTGACAAGATTTTTTCAGGCAATGATTTTAATGTTGTGCCTGATTCGCTATATGGTGTTGTTCCTTTGTTTTAA